A window of Fibrobacter sp. UWB11 contains these coding sequences:
- a CDS encoding TIGR02147 family protein, whose translation MKEIVEYTDYRKFIQDYYDERKRCSAFTWREFARKAGFTSPIYLKYVCEGKKNLSIGSAGSVAGAMGLVGFEYDYFVLMVSYAHAKNDEAKRSAFEERCALAMAHKVRVLGNEEFDYFKSWKNPVIRELAAHMPGAKPLEIARACKPNISASEVSETLDFLVKANLLKKDKSGNYYQTDKSISMGNVDAVPVAARDMQRQMGEFAVKALDLPLSERDMSGLTMGITRRAYERIKKELADCRRRIVAIASEDDETEQVYRLNLQLFPVSERIDNRVDRSENAEVFLNSNKNVRDED comes from the coding sequence ATGAAGGAGATCGTAGAATATACCGATTATCGCAAGTTCATCCAGGATTATTACGATGAACGTAAGCGCTGTTCGGCATTTACGTGGCGTGAGTTCGCTCGAAAGGCTGGTTTTACGTCGCCGATTTACCTGAAATACGTTTGCGAGGGTAAGAAGAATTTGAGCATCGGCTCCGCAGGGTCGGTTGCCGGTGCCATGGGGCTCGTCGGCTTTGAGTACGATTATTTTGTCCTGATGGTTTCTTATGCCCATGCAAAAAACGACGAGGCGAAGAGATCGGCGTTCGAAGAACGTTGTGCGCTTGCAATGGCGCACAAGGTCCGAGTGTTGGGGAACGAGGAATTCGATTACTTCAAATCGTGGAAAAACCCGGTGATTCGTGAGCTTGCTGCTCACATGCCGGGTGCAAAACCTCTCGAAATAGCGCGTGCTTGCAAACCGAATATTTCAGCGTCAGAAGTTTCTGAAACGCTGGACTTTTTGGTGAAGGCAAATCTCTTGAAGAAGGACAAGAGCGGTAACTATTACCAGACGGATAAGTCTATTTCGATGGGTAATGTAGACGCGGTTCCGGTGGCGGCTCGTGATATGCAGCGCCAAATGGGAGAGTTTGCGGTCAAGGCATTGGACTTGCCGCTATCGGAACGTGATATGTCGGGGCTTACGATGGGCATTACGCGCCGTGCCTACGAACGAATAAAAAAGGAACTTGCTGATTGTCGCCGTCGCATTGTGGCAATAGCGAGTGAAGATGACGAAACAGAACAAGTTTACCGATTGAATTTGCAATTATTTCCTGTAAGTGAACGGATTGATAACCGCGTTGACCGCAGTGAAAATGCGGAAGTTTTTTTGAATTCAAATAAAAATGTTAGGGATGAGGATTGA
- a CDS encoding fibrobacter succinogenes major paralogous domain-containing protein — protein sequence MRNVCEFFKNGFVASAFVAVSFLAGCSNDDVAGGASGDAGVYAIKDLDVAGVSQKGPFVKGSAVMVRGIDCKTMKLSDERFEGTVKSDKGDFAVKGVSLKSSCAVFEATGKYRSEFSGKETDGELTLRALTDLENREKVNVNILTNLEYERIVYLVTQKGKSFAEAKKQAEKEVLAAFDIVGSFEAFENLNIFESGDGNAALLAVSVMMQGGADVDALVERMDKFDDSFAEKGVWSDSSTKTAIMEWVSAAADGLLDSIRKNVEGWGIAAEVPAFEKYVEKFGADSPDAAQNTMTDSRDGKTYRTVKIGNQVWMAENLNYETEKSYCYNDSVEYCATYGRFYEWNAAMRACPEGWHLPLLADFKTLVDALGDSAMAGSKLKSTSGWLNDLNGTDDYGFTVLPIGGRSASGEYINKEWLADFWSSTESKVEFAYVMHVGANFNTVSLDMDEGKYNAFSVRCVQGENDSLRSYILVEDSAVAACKTESTDDCEYGMLTDERNGQEYKTVKIGKQVWMAENLNYETDESYCYNDSAEYCTKYGRLYTWSAALNACPTGWHLPSQNEGMTLYYSVGGRDTAAKMLKSVNGWNDDGAGTDSFGFSALPVGDRDEFNDYENEGRFAGFWTSTEVNERYAAHIHLFFMDDDAALSTTFNKRYAYAVRCVKD from the coding sequence ATGAGAAACGTGTGCGAATTTTTCAAGAACGGATTTGTGGCTTCGGCTTTTGTGGCGGTATCGTTTTTGGCGGGGTGCTCGAACGATGACGTTGCTGGCGGCGCTTCAGGTGATGCGGGCGTTTACGCCATCAAGGATTTGGATGTGGCAGGCGTGTCGCAGAAGGGGCCGTTCGTCAAGGGCTCTGCGGTGATGGTACGCGGAATTGACTGCAAGACGATGAAACTTTCAGACGAGCGTTTTGAAGGTACGGTCAAGAGTGACAAGGGCGACTTTGCGGTGAAAGGCGTCTCGCTCAAGTCGTCGTGTGCGGTGTTCGAGGCGACGGGTAAGTATCGTAGCGAATTTTCTGGAAAGGAAACGGATGGCGAGCTGACTCTTCGCGCATTGACAGACCTTGAAAATCGCGAAAAAGTGAATGTCAACATTCTCACAAACCTAGAATATGAGCGCATTGTGTACCTCGTGACCCAAAAGGGAAAGTCGTTTGCTGAGGCAAAAAAACAAGCTGAAAAAGAAGTGCTTGCTGCGTTTGACATTGTGGGCAGTTTTGAAGCGTTTGAGAACCTGAATATTTTTGAATCGGGCGATGGTAACGCAGCCTTGCTTGCTGTGAGCGTGATGATGCAGGGCGGTGCCGATGTTGATGCTCTCGTGGAACGTATGGACAAGTTCGATGACTCGTTTGCTGAAAAAGGCGTGTGGAGCGATTCCAGTACGAAGACTGCGATTATGGAATGGGTTTCTGCTGCTGCTGACGGACTGCTGGATTCAATCCGCAAAAATGTCGAAGGCTGGGGAATTGCTGCCGAAGTGCCTGCTTTTGAAAAGTATGTGGAAAAGTTTGGCGCCGATTCGCCGGATGCTGCGCAAAATACGATGACGGATTCTCGTGATGGAAAAACATATAGGACTGTTAAGATTGGCAATCAAGTCTGGATGGCGGAAAACTTGAACTACGAAACCGAAAAAAGTTATTGCTATAATGATTCCGTGGAATATTGCGCAACGTATGGACGTTTTTACGAGTGGAATGCTGCGATGAGAGCTTGTCCTGAAGGTTGGCATTTGCCTCTTCTGGCTGATTTTAAAACTTTAGTGGATGCATTAGGAGACTCTGCGATGGCAGGAAGTAAACTCAAGTCCACGAGTGGTTGGTTAAACGATCTCAATGGTACAGATGATTACGGTTTTACGGTGCTTCCCATTGGTGGTAGGTCTGCAAGTGGAGAATACATAAACAAGGAGTGGCTTGCGGATTTCTGGAGTTCTACAGAGAGTAAAGTCGAATTTGCGTATGTGATGCATGTGGGCGCTAACTTCAATACAGTATCATTGGATATGGACGAAGGAAAGTACAATGCGTTTTCTGTCCGTTGTGTCCAGGGTGAAAATGATTCGTTGAGATCTTATATTCTTGTGGAAGATTCGGCTGTGGCTGCCTGCAAGACGGAAAGTACAGATGATTGCGAATACGGAATGTTGACGGATGAGCGTAATGGTCAAGAATACAAGACCGTGAAAATTGGAAAGCAAGTGTGGATGGCGGAGAACTTGAACTATGAAACGGACGAAAGTTATTGTTATAATGATTCAGCCGAATACTGTACAAAGTATGGCCGCCTTTATACGTGGTCTGCGGCGTTGAATGCGTGCCCTACTGGCTGGCATCTGCCTTCGCAAAACGAGGGTATGACTTTGTACTATTCAGTAGGAGGTAGAGATACTGCTGCAAAAATGCTCAAATCTGTCAATGGTTGGAATGATGATGGCGCCGGTACGGATAGTTTTGGCTTCTCTGCCCTTCCGGTTGGTGATAGAGATGAGTTTAATGATTATGAAAATGAAGGTCGTTTTGCAGGTTTTTGGACTTCGACAGAAGTGAATGAAAGATACGCTGCCCATATACATTTGTTTTTTATGGATGACGATGCTGCTTTGAGTACGACTTTTAATAAAAGATATGCTTATGCAGTCCGTTGCGTTAAGGATTAG
- a CDS encoding TIGR02147 family protein → MKDIVEYTDYRKYIQDYYDERKRTSAFSWHMFAQKAGFSSDVYLKYVCEGKKNLSVGSAGSVASAMGLVGFEQTYFVLMVSYAHAKDDKTKRAAFEERCALALAHKMRVLGDEEFNYFKSWKNSVIRELAPHMPGAKPLEIARACKQKISAAEVSETLDFLVKAKLLKKDKNGNYQQTDKAIKMAPVEAVPLAARDLQRQMGEFAIQSLELPLSERVMSGYTLGLTHRAYERIKKEVDEFYRRIVAIATEEDETERVYRLNVQLFPMSEWLNKSGTVLNKDERK, encoded by the coding sequence ATGAAGGATATCGTTGAATATACGGATTACCGCAAGTACATTCAGGATTACTACGACGAACGTAAACGCACTTCGGCGTTTTCTTGGCATATGTTTGCACAAAAGGCGGGTTTTTCGTCGGATGTTTATTTGAAGTATGTTTGCGAAGGAAAGAAAAACCTGAGTGTTGGTTCTGCGGGTTCTGTCGCAAGTGCCATGGGCCTTGTCGGCTTCGAACAGACTTATTTCGTTTTGATGGTTTCGTACGCTCATGCAAAGGATGACAAGACAAAACGTGCCGCGTTCGAGGAACGTTGTGCGTTGGCGCTTGCCCACAAGATGCGTGTTCTCGGTGATGAAGAATTCAATTACTTTAAATCGTGGAAAAATTCCGTGATTCGAGAATTGGCTCCGCACATGCCTGGTGCAAAGCCTCTCGAAATTGCGCGTGCTTGCAAACAGAAGATTTCGGCGGCAGAAGTTTCTGAGACACTTGATTTTTTGGTGAAGGCGAAGCTCTTGAAGAAGGACAAGAACGGAAACTACCAACAAACGGATAAGGCAATTAAGATGGCTCCCGTGGAGGCGGTGCCTTTGGCGGCTCGCGATTTGCAGCGCCAAATGGGGGAGTTTGCAATACAGTCACTTGAGTTGCCTCTTTCGGAACGCGTAATGTCGGGCTATACGCTCGGCCTTACGCATCGCGCTTACGAACGGATAAAAAAGGAAGTGGATGAGTTTTATCGGCGCATTGTCGCGATTGCGACGGAAGAAGATGAAACGGAGCGTGTTTATCGCTTGAATGTGCAACTGTTCCCGATGAGCGAATGGTTGAATAAAAGTGGAACAGTTTTGAATAAGGATGAGAGAAAATGA